A window of Pseudomonas monteilii contains these coding sequences:
- a CDS encoding CoA-transferase: MGALSHLRVLDLSRVLAGPWSGQILADLGAEVIKVERPGSGDDTRAWGPPFLKDANGHDTSEAAYYLAANRNKQSVTIDFTQPEGQRLVRELAAASDVVIENFKVGGLAAYGLDYESLSALNPRLVYCSITGFGQTGPYAGRAGYDFMVQGLGGLMSLTGKPEPEAGAGPVKVGVALTDILTGLYASVAILAALAHRDRAGVGQRIDMALLDVQVACLANQAMNYLTTGVAPKRLGNAHPNIVPYQDFPTADGDIILTVGNDAQFQRFAEVAGQPQWAQDPRFASNRARVLHRAELIPLIRQATVFKTTAQWVDELEAVGVPCGPVNDVAQTFQDPQVIARGLAFELPHVLAGRVPQVASPLRLSGTPVEYRHAPPLLGEHTVEVLKSVLSLTDAQITALRETRVI, translated from the coding sequence ATGGGGGCGCTGTCGCATCTGCGTGTGCTGGACCTGTCGCGCGTGCTGGCCGGGCCGTGGTCGGGCCAGATCCTGGCCGACCTGGGCGCCGAGGTCATCAAGGTCGAGCGGCCGGGTAGCGGCGACGATACCCGGGCCTGGGGGCCGCCCTTCCTGAAGGATGCCAATGGTCATGACACAAGTGAGGCGGCTTATTACCTGGCGGCCAATCGCAACAAGCAGTCGGTGACCATCGATTTCACGCAACCGGAAGGCCAGCGCCTGGTGCGGGAGTTGGCCGCGGCCTCGGACGTGGTCATCGAGAACTTCAAGGTGGGTGGGCTGGCGGCTTACGGCCTGGACTATGAAAGCCTCTCGGCGCTCAATCCGCGCCTGGTGTACTGCTCGATCACGGGCTTCGGTCAGACGGGACCCTATGCCGGACGTGCCGGTTATGACTTCATGGTGCAGGGGCTGGGTGGGCTCATGAGCCTGACCGGCAAACCAGAGCCTGAGGCCGGTGCCGGGCCGGTCAAGGTCGGGGTGGCGCTGACCGATATCCTCACAGGGCTCTATGCCAGCGTGGCGATCCTGGCCGCGCTCGCCCATCGTGACCGTGCGGGCGTCGGCCAGCGCATCGACATGGCGTTATTGGACGTCCAGGTCGCCTGCCTGGCCAATCAGGCGATGAACTACCTGACCACGGGGGTGGCGCCCAAGCGGCTGGGCAATGCCCATCCGAACATCGTGCCTTATCAGGATTTCCCTACCGCCGATGGCGACATCATTCTCACCGTGGGGAACGATGCCCAGTTCCAGCGTTTCGCCGAGGTGGCCGGGCAGCCGCAGTGGGCGCAGGATCCCCGGTTTGCCAGCAACCGTGCGCGGGTACTGCACCGGGCCGAGCTCATCCCTCTGATCCGGCAGGCCACCGTGTTCAAGACCACGGCGCAGTGGGTCGATGAGCTGGAGGCGGTCGGGGTGCCGTGTGGCCCGGTCAACGATGTTGCGCAGACCTTCCAGGATCCCCAGGTGATCGCCCGCGGTCTGGCCTTCGAGCTGCCCCATGTGCTGGCGGGCCGTGTGCCCCAGGTGGCCAGCCCATTGCGGCTGTCGGGTACACCTGTAGAGTATCGGCATGCGCCTCCTCTATTAGGTGAACACACGGTAGAGGTCCTGAAGAGCGTGCTGAGCCTGACTGACGCACAGATCACTGCGCTGCGCGAAACCCGGGTGATCTGA
- a CDS encoding acyl-CoA dehydrogenase — protein MTTKAQFHWSDPLLLDQQLTEEERMVRDSAAAFAQDKLAPRVLEAFRHERTDPAIFREMGEVGLLGATIPEQYGGSGLNYVCYGLIAREVERIDSGYRSMMSVQSSLVMVPIHAFGSESQKQRYLPKLASGEWIGCFGLTEPDHGSDPAGMLTRARRVEGGFRLSGSKMWITNSPIADVFVVWAKDDDGDIRGFVLEKGWEGLSAPAIHGKVGLRASITGEIVMDNVFVPEDNIFPEVRGLKGPFTCLNSARYGISWGALGAAEACWHTARQYTLDRKQFGRPLAANQLMQKKLADMQTEITLGLQGCLRLGRMKDEGSAAVEITSLLKRNSCGKALEIARLARDMLGGNGISDEFGVARHLVNLEVVNTYEGTHDVHALILGRAQTGIQAFY, from the coding sequence ATGACCACGAAGGCGCAGTTCCACTGGAGCGACCCGCTGTTGCTCGACCAGCAACTCACCGAAGAAGAGCGCATGGTGCGCGATAGCGCGGCGGCCTTCGCCCAGGACAAGCTGGCACCCCGCGTGCTGGAAGCCTTTCGGCACGAGCGCACCGACCCTGCGATCTTCCGTGAAATGGGCGAGGTCGGGCTGCTGGGGGCCACCATCCCCGAGCAATATGGCGGCAGCGGCCTGAACTATGTCTGCTATGGCTTGATCGCGCGTGAGGTGGAGCGGATCGATTCGGGCTATCGCTCGATGATGAGCGTGCAGTCATCGCTGGTCATGGTGCCGATCCATGCCTTCGGCAGTGAATCGCAGAAGCAGCGTTATCTGCCGAAGCTGGCCAGTGGCGAGTGGATCGGCTGCTTCGGCCTGACCGAGCCCGACCATGGGTCCGATCCGGCCGGCATGCTGACCCGTGCCAGGCGTGTCGAGGGTGGGTTCCGGCTCTCCGGCAGCAAGATGTGGATCACCAACAGTCCGATTGCCGACGTGTTCGTGGTCTGGGCCAAGGACGACGACGGCGATATCCGCGGGTTCGTGCTCGAAAAAGGCTGGGAGGGACTCAGTGCGCCGGCCATTCACGGCAAGGTCGGACTGCGCGCCTCGATCACCGGCGAGATCGTCATGGACAACGTCTTCGTGCCCGAGGACAACATCTTCCCCGAGGTGCGTGGCTTGAAGGGGCCTTTCACTTGCCTGAACTCGGCGCGCTATGGGATCTCCTGGGGCGCGCTGGGTGCGGCCGAAGCGTGCTGGCACACGGCGCGCCAATACACCCTCGACCGCAAGCAGTTCGGTCGGCCCTTGGCCGCCAATCAGCTGATGCAGAAGAAGCTGGCGGACATGCAGACCGAAATCACCCTGGGGCTGCAGGGCTGCCTACGCCTGGGGCGGATGAAGGATGAAGGCAGTGCGGCGGTGGAGATCACCTCCTTGCTCAAGCGCAACTCCTGCGGCAAGGCGCTGGAGATCGCGCGCCTGGCCCGGGACATGCTCGGCGGCAATGGCATCTCCGACGAATTCGGTGTGGCGCGCCATCTGGTCAACCTCGAGGTCGTCAATACCTATGAAGGTACCCATGACGTCCATGCGCTGATTCTGGGGCGGGCCCAGACCGGTATCCAGGCGTTCTATTAA